The following coding sequences lie in one Apium graveolens cultivar Ventura chromosome 3, ASM990537v1, whole genome shotgun sequence genomic window:
- the LOC141711328 gene encoding vacuolar protein-sorting-associated protein 11 homolog: MYQWRKFEFFEEKLSGKITIPDEITGKLECCSSGRGKIAVGCDDGTVSLLDRGFKFNYGFQAHTSSVLYVHHLKQRNFLVTVGEDEEISLQKLSFVLKVFDLDKTLLPEGPSTSSPECIQILRIFTDDFPEAKITSFSVLEEAPPILLIAFGLENGCIYYIRGDIARKQIKRFKLQVENTPDKSQLPVTGLAFRVDGQTLQLFAVTPTSVSLFNFKTQPPSRQTLDNIGCKISSVAMSDRLELIMGRPEAVYFYEVDGRGPCWAFEGEKKFLGWFRGYLLCIVEDQRTGQNIFNVYDLKNRLIAHSILVKEVSHMLCEWGNVVLIMTDKSVLCIGEKDMESKLDMLFKKNLYTVAINLVQSQQADAAATAEVLRKYGDHLYSKQDFDEAMSQYIHTIGHLEPSYVIQKFLDAQRIYNLTNYLESLHEKGFASKDHTTLLLNCYTKLKDVDKLNVFIKSEDGERKFDVETAIRVCRAANYHEHAMYVAKKAGRHEWYLKILLEDLGSYEEALKYISSLEPSQAGVTIKEYGKILIEHKPVETIEILLRLCTEEGEAVRRGSSNGTYVPMLPSPVDFLNIFIHHPYSLMDFLEKYTNKVKDSPAQLEIHNTLLEIYLSNDLNFPPSSHVDVGKNGNLRAEQSSAKGKDANKSKECHEKFQKGLRLLKSAWPSDQETPMYDVDLAIILCEMNGFREGLLFLYEKMKLYKEVIGCYMQAHDHEGLIACCKRLGDSGKGGDSSLWADLLKYFGELGEDCSKEVKEVLSYIERDDILPPIIVLQTLSRNPCLTLSVIKDYIARKLEQESKLIDQDRRAIEKYQEETVAMRKEIHDLRTNAKIFQLSKCSTCTFTLDLPAVHFMCMHSFHQHCLGDNEKECPECAPEYRSVLEMKRSLEQNSKNQDQFYQQVKSSKDGFSVIAEYFGKGIISKTTIGSVDNTP; the protein is encoded by the exons CAACGTAATTTCTTAGTAACTGTTGGAGAAGATGAGGAGATATCTTTGCAGAAATTATCATTTGTCCTGAAGGTTTTTGATCTTGATAAGACACTGTTGCCGGAGGGCCCAAGCACATCGAGTCCTGAATGTATCCAGATATTGCGAATTTTCACTGATGACTTTCCTGAAGCCAAG ATAACATCATTTTCAGTTCTAGAAGAAGCTCCACCAATTCTACTCATTGCTTTTGGGTTAGAAAACGGCTGCATATATTATATTCGAGGAGATATTGCACGTAAGCAGATTAAACGTTTTAAGCTTCAGGTGGAGAACACTCCAGATAAAAGCCAGTTGCCAGTAACAGGCCTTGCATTCCGAGTTGATGGACAAACTCTTCAATTATTTGCAGTTACACCTACTTCAGTTAGCTTGTTTAACTTTAAAACTCAACCACCAAGTCGGCAAACCTTAGATAATATTGGATGCAAAATCAGTAGTGTTGCAATGAGTGATCGCTTG GAACTTATCATGGGACGACCAGAGGCTGTATACTTCTACGAGGTTGATGGTCGGGGTCCTTGTTGGGCTTTTGAAGGTGAAAAGAAGTTCCTTGGTTGGTTTCGTGGATACCTTCTATGCATTGTTGAAGATCAGAGAACTGGCCAAAATATTTTTAATGTGTATGACCTGAAGAACCGGCTCATCGCACATAGCATCTTGGTCAAAGAAGTTTCTCACATGCTTTGTGAATGGGGTAATGTTGTACTTATAATGACGGACAAATCAGTTTTATGTATTGGGGAGAAGGACATGGAAAGCAAGTTAGACATGCTTTTCAAAAAGAATCTATACACTGTTGCTATCAATCTTGTTCAAAGTCAACAAGCTGATGCTGCTGCAACTGCTGAGGTGCTAAGGAAGTATGGAGATCATTTATATAGCAAACAAGACTTTGATGAGGCTATGTCTCAATATATCCACACCATTGGTCACCTTGAACCGTCATATGTGATACAAAAATTTCTAGATGCACAAAGAATCTACAACCTCACAAATTACTTGGAAAGTTTGCATGAAAAGGGGTTTGCTTCTAAAGACCATACAACTCTTTTGTTAAATTGTTATACCAAATTAAAAGATGTTGATAAGCTGAATGTTTTCATAAAAAGTGAGGATGGGGAGCGTAAATTTGATGTGGAAACAGCAATAAGGGTCTGTCGAGCTGCCAATTATCATGAGCATGCAATGTATGTTGCAAAGAAGGCTGGGAGGCATGAGTGGTACTTAAAGATCTTACTTGAAGACCTTGGAAGCTATGAAGAAGCATTAAAATACATTTCAAGTCTTGAACCAAGTCAAGCTGGGGTTACAATTAAAGAGTATGGCAAAATACTCATTGAGCACAAGCCAGTTGAAACAATTGAAATACTGTTGCGGCTTTGCACGGAAGAAGGAGAAGCAGTAAGAAGAGGGTCTTCAAATGGTACATATGTACCTATGCTACCTTCTCCAGTTGATTTTTTGAACATATTTATTCATCATCCCTACTCACTGATGGATTTTCTTGAAAAATACACTAACAAAGTGAAGGATTCACCAGCTCAGTTAGAAATTCATAACACGCTTTTGGAGATATACCTGTCTAATGACTTGAATTTTCCACCATCTTCACACGTTGATGTTGGAAAAAATGGTAATCTTAGAGCCGAACAGTCATCAGCGAAGGGGAAGGACGCAAACAAGTCAAAAGAGTGCCATGAAAAATTTCAAAAGGGTCTCCGTTTACTTAAGAGTGCTTGGCCATCAGATCAGGAAACTCCGATGTATGATGTTGATCTTGCTATAATTCTTTGTGAAATGAATGGTTTTAGAGAAGGACTCCTATTTTTGTACGAGAAGATGAAACTTTATAAAGAAGTGATTGGTTGCTACATGCAAGCACATGACCACGAGGGGTTAATTGCATGCTGTAAGAGACTTGGAGATTCTGGCAAGGGAGGTGATTCTTCACTTTGGGCAGACTTATTGAAGTACTTTGGTGAACTTGGCGAAGACTGTTCGAAAGAAGTTAAGGAAGTTCTATCGTACATTGAAAGGGATGATATTTTACCTCCAATTATAGTTCTTCAGACTTTGTCAAGAAATCCATGTCTCACTTTATCTGTCATTAAAGATTATATAGCTCGAAAGCTTGAGCAGGAATCAAAACTGATTGATCAGGATCGTCGTGCAATTGAGAAGTATCAG GAGGAAACAGTAGCCATGAGAAAAGAAATCCATGATCTCAGGACCAATGCCAAGATCTTTCAGCTGAGCAAGTGTAGTACTTGCACTTTTACCCTTGACCTGCCTGCTGTCCACTTTATGTGCATGCACTCATTCCATCAACATTGCCTCGGGGACAATGAAAAAGAGTGTCCAGAATGCGCTCCTGAATACAGATCTGTCCTGGAAATGAAGAGAAGCTTGGAGCAGAACTCTAAAAATCAAGATCAGTTTTACCAGCAAGTAAAGAGTTCAAAGGATGGTTTTTCTGTGATTGCCGAGTATTTTGGGAAGGGGATAATTAGCAAAACCACAATTGGATCTGTTGACAACACTCCCTGA
- the LOC141711326 gene encoding uncharacterized protein LOC141711326, with protein MLKHYKTQSHLSLYFLSKNHCPIIKFQSLLKFSSQPITLCNEFQESFKLLVCKFCDILSQPHWQSNPELKNLSSNLNTHLVSKIIEAHCSSDCVLQFFYWVSKRHFYKHDRGVFVAMLDRLVRDEQFVNADHVRILMIKSCPNAEDVRWVFEFLNGLRKKGLDFSLYSCNSLLIQFGKFDMVDAAKNFYLEMLSNGIQPSLLTLNTMINMLCKRGRVQEAEMILCKLYQCDFVPDVFTYTSLILGYCRKRNLVAAFRVFDKMQKEGCLPNSVTYSTLINGLCNESRVVEALDLLKEMIEKHIEPTVFTYTVPINSLCAIGLVKEASDLVSCMRRRGCLPNVQTYTAIISGLSRSGNYEMAAGFYHKMLMDGMVPNSITYNVLINDLCAVPGRFSDALRIFDWMEKQGTLCNTGTYNEIIKILCFTGQLENAMVLFNKMLNVGSPPTVVTYNTLIGGYLKIGKLKNAMRLLHLMKENKCEPDQWTYSELVSGFCKTGKLDSAVALFEEMIGRNLNPNQVNYTALIDGHCKDGKCDAAVLLLQKMEANHCMPSTETYNTVINAFAREGKFDEAEKLFDTISESGLLPNVITYTTLIYGLCRNGGTNLAFKVLQKMTKSNCLPNVNTYNCLIYGLCLEGQADDAEMLIENMQRKGLSPDTVSYTSLIDGFVMLDKLDHAFVVLRQMVDMGCKPNYRTYSVLLKGLQKEYQSSVEKIVSQNEADDVSFEVINNLLIRMTESDCEPTVDTYCTLVISLCREGKVREAGKLTNHMEEKGLCPSKEIYCSLLVANCRNMKVDSAKEIYNLMVKKGFTPHLSNYKVLISALCKANLVTEALDVFDNMFETPWNSDEVAWTILIDGLLQQGDADICLKFLHKMESKGLAPSSQSYNILEKELARVDKCLDARLGDNLRNLSDDTLN; from the coding sequence ATGTTAAAGCATTACAAAACTCAATCAcatctctctctttactttctCTCCAAGAATCATTGTCCTATCATAAAGTTTCAATCTTTACTCAAATTCTCATCCCAGCCCATCACTTTATGTAATGAATTTCAAGAAAGTTTCAAGCTTTTAGTATGTAAGTTTTGTGATATTTTGAGCCAACCCCATTGGCAATCGAATCCAGAACTTAAAAATTTGAGCTCAAATCTCAATACCCATTTGGTTTCCAAGATTATTGAAGCCCATTGTAGTAGTGATTGTGTTTTGCAGTTTTTTTATTGGGTTTCTAAGAGGCATTTTTACAAACATGATAGGGGTGTTTTTGTAGCTATGTTGGATAGGCTTGTTAGAGATGAGCAGTTTGTGAATGCAGATCATGTTAGGATTTTGATGATTAAAAGTTGTCCAAATGCGGAAGATGTGAGATGGGTTTTCGAGTTTTTGAATGGGCTTAGGAAGAAAGGTCTGGACTTTAGTTTATATAGTTGTAATTCTTTGTTGATTCAGTTTGGTAAGTTTGATATGGTTGATGCTGCCAAGAATTTTTATCTTGAAATGTTGAGTAATGGGATTCAACCGAGTTTACTGACGTTGAATACGATGATTAATATGTTGTGTAAGAGGGGTAGGGTTCAAGAGGCTGAGATGATTTTATGTAAGCTTTATCAATGTGATTTTGTCCCGGATGTGTTTACGTATACTTCTTTGATTCTTGGGTACTGTAGGAAGAGGAATTTGGTTGCTGCATTTCGAGTTTTTGATAAAATGCAGAAGGAAGGCTGTCTTCCTAACTCGGTGACCTATTCCACTCTCATAAATGGACTTTGCAATGAGTCGAGGGTGGTTGAGGCACTGGACTTGCTTAAGGAAATGATTGAGAAGCACATTGAACCTACAGTGTTCACATATACTGTCCCGATTAATTCACTATGTGCTATTGGGCTTGTGAAGGAGGCTAGTGATCTTGTATCATGTATGAGAAGACGGGGTTGTTTGCCAAATGTGCAGACTTACACGGCTATTATTAGTGGGTTGTCTCGATCCGGGAATTATGAGATGGCAGCTGGATTTTACCACAAGATGTTGATGGATGGTATGGTTCCAAATAGTATTACGTATAATGTCTTGATAAATGACCTGTGTGCAGTACCAGGCAGATTTAGTGATGCTTTAAGAATATTTGATTGGATGGAGAAACAAGGTACCTTGTGCAATACTGGAACTTACAATGAAATTATAAAGATCTTGTGCTTTACTGGGCAATTGGAGAATGCAATGGTTCTTTTTAACAAAATGCTGAATGTGGGTTCTCCGCCAACAGTTGTTACATATAATACGCTCATTGGTGGATACCTGAAAATAGGTAAGCTGAAGAATGCTATGAGATTACTGCATTTGATGAAGGAGAATAAATGTGAACCAGATCAATGGACTTATTCGGAACTTGTTTCAGGGTTTTGCAAGACAGGCAAACTTGATTCAGCTGTCGCCCTTTTTGAGGAAATGATTGGTCGCAATTTAAATCCAAATCAGGTCAATTATACTGCTTTAATTGATGGTCACTGTAAGGATGGGAAATGTGATGCTGCAGTGTTATTACTTCAAAAGATGGAAGCAAATCATTGCATGCCAAGCACTGAAACTTACAATACTGTTATAAATGCTTTTGCCAGAGAAGGTAAGTTTGATGAAGCAGAAAAGCTGTTTGATACAATATCGGAAAGTGGGTTGCTGCCTAACGTCATTACATACACAACTTTGATTTACGGGCTTTGTCGGAATGGTGGGACAAATCTTGCTTTCAAGGTTTTGCAAAAAATGACAAAAAGTAACTGTTTACCTAATGTGAACACTTATAATTGCCTCATCTATGGGTTATGTCTAGAAGGCCAGGCTGATGATGCAGAGATGTTGATAGAGAACATGCAGAGAAAAGGATTGTCTCCTGATACTGTGTCTTATACTTCTTTAATTGATGGATTTGTGATGTTGGACAAGTTAGATCATGCGTTTGTTGTTCTTCGACAAATGGTTGACATGGGCTGCAAACCTAATTATCGAACATATAGTGTCTTGCTGAAAGGGTTGCAAAAAGAATACCAGTCTAGTGTGGAAAAAATTGTTTCACAGAATGAAGCAGATGATGTTAGTTTTGAAGTTATAAACAATCTTTTGATAAGAATGACGGAGAGTGATTGTGAACCAACTGTTGACACCTATTGCACTCTAGTCATTAGTTTGTGTAGAGAAGGAAAAGTTCGCGAGGCTGGTAAGTTGACCAATCATATGGAAGAGAAAGGTTTATGTCCTAGTAAAGAGATCTACTGCTCTCTCTTAGTTGCTAATTGCCGAAATATGAAAGTAGACTCTGCTAAAGAAATTTATAACTTGATGGTAAAGAAAGGCTTTACGCCTCATTTATCAAATTATAAAGTACTCATTTCTGCTCTCTGCAAAGCAAATTTAGTTACTGAAGCGCTAGATGTGTTTGACAACATGTTTGAGACACCATGGAACTCTGATGAGGTTGCTTGGACAATTTTAATTGATGGGTTGCTGCAGCAAGGTGATGCAGATATATGCTTGAAGTTTCTTCATAAAATGGAGAGCAAGGGTTTGGCTCCTAGTTCCCAGTCATATAATATTTTGGAAAAGGAGTTGGCGAGAGTAGATAAATGTCTTGATGCACGCCTGGGCGATAATTTAAGAAATCTGAGTGATGATACATTAAATTGA
- the LOC141711329 gene encoding uncharacterized protein LOC141711329 yields the protein MSTQGPPDPLDFFIWTVEDVGLWLEEINLGSYREIFKENGVNGEYLEGMSMFTTEQILRFIRRCHMKWGDFITLCKELRQIKVACLKGEQKVRRPWWAPCCLSVVFVRAAKRNRQSRVVSLKIEQ from the exons ATGAGCACACAAGGCCCACCTGACCCATTAGATTTTTTCATTTGGACCGTTGAG GATGTAGGCTTGTGGTTGGAAGAGATAAATCTTGGTAGCTACCGTGAAATCTTCAAGGAAAATGGTGTTAATGGAGAGTATCTAGAAGGCATGTCCATGTTTACGACTGAGCAAATACTTCGGTTTATAAGGCGGTGCCACATGAAATGGGGGGACTTCATAACACTGTGCAAGGAACTCAGGCAAATTAAAG TGGCGTGTTTGAAGGGGGAACAAAAAGTCCGTCGTCCTTGGTGGGCTCCATGTTGCCTCTCAGTAGTCTTCGTCAGGGCGGCGAAGCGCAATAGGCAATCAAGAGTAGTTTCCTTGAAGATAGAACAATGA